The Zingiber officinale cultivar Zhangliang chromosome 9A, Zo_v1.1, whole genome shotgun sequence genome window below encodes:
- the LOC122021725 gene encoding protein indeterminate-domain 16-like isoform X1 has product MLSSSNPAKFAVLPPMNSPVVSPVDEINGGKRKRRPAGTPDPDAEVVSLSPRTLLEADRYVCEICGQGFQREQNLQMHRRRHKVPWKLVRRQQGADAGRNNKRVFVCPEVSCLHHDPRHALGDLVGIKKHFRRKHSSHRQWACARCGKAYAVHSDYKAHLKTCGTRGHSCDCGRVFSRVESFIEHQDSCNASRAGGRQTTQSPRPPLTLSTTDVSTTTDANANANVNVNVNAGSTPTAAAALPAPSFLPLFLPPPPPLPIIPNERHHQHHNYLELQLLPTTSYSRLHRTAPRAPFSPDQEAATPTELQLSIGPPGVVADAARAPARDDKEEVEMAEKEFADAKRIRQQARAKLENAYVLREHAKKRIASMLLQITCHSCRQQWPSKSSPSTSSDHNPN; this is encoded by the exons ATGCTAAGCTCTTCCAACCCTGCGAAGTTTGCTGTCCTTCCTCCCATGAACAGTCCTGTGGTGTCTCCTGTGGATGAGATCAATGGAGGCAAGAGGAAAAGAAGGCCTGCAGGGACACCAG ATCCGGACGCGGAGGTGGTGTCGCTGTCGCCGCGGACGCTGCTGGAGGCGGACCGGTACGTGTGCGAGATCTGCGGGCAGGGGTTCCAGCGGGAGCAGAACCTGCAGATGCACCGGCGGCGGCACAAGGTGCCGTGGAAGCTGGTGCGGCGGCAGCAGGGAGCGGATGCGGGGAGGAATAACAAGCGGGTGTTCGTGTGCCCGGAGGTGAGCTGCCTGCACCACGACCCGCGGCACGCGCTGGGCGACCTCGTCGGCATCAAGAAACACTTCCGGCGGAAGCACAGCAGCCACCGGCAGTGGGCCTGCGCCCGGTGCGGCAAGGCCTACGCCGTCCACTCCGACTACAAGGCCCACCTCAAGACCTGCGGCACCCGCGGCCACTCCTGCGACTGCGGCCGCGTCTTCTCCAG AGTAGAGAGCTTCATAGAGCACCAAGATTCGTGCAACGCCAGCCGAGCAGGAGGACGGCAAACCACTCAATCCCCACGGCCTCCACTCACCCTCTCCACTACCGACGTCTCCACCACCACCGACGCCAACGCCAACGCCAACGTCAACGTCAACGTTAACGCCGGCTCTACTCCAACTGCAGCAGCAGCACTACCGGCGCCGTCATTTCTTCCATTATTCTTGCCGCCACCGCCGCCGCTGCCAATTATTCCAAACGAGCGCCACCATCAACACCATAACTACCTCGAGCTCCAATTGCTGCCCACCACGTCCTACAGTCGCCTCCACAGAACCGCACCTCGCGCTCCCTTCTCTCCTGATCAGGAAGCGGCGACGCCGACGGAGCTCCAACTGTCGATCGGGCCGCCAGGAGTAGTTGCCGACGCGGCGCGGGCGCCAGCGAGGGATGATAAGGAAGAGGTGGAGATGGCGGAGAAGGAGTTCGCCGACGCGAAGAGGATCCGGCAGCAGGCGCGGGCGAAGCTGGAGAACGCCTACGTGCTGAGGGAGCACGCCAAGAAGCGGATCGCGTCGATGCTTCTCCAAATCACTTGCCATTCTTGCAGGCAGCAGTGGCCGTCCAAGTCGTCGCCGTCGACGAGCTCCGATCATAACCCTAATTGA
- the LOC122021725 gene encoding protein indeterminate-domain 14-like isoform X2 has product MHRRRHKVPWKLVRRQQGADAGRNNKRVFVCPEVSCLHHDPRHALGDLVGIKKHFRRKHSSHRQWACARCGKAYAVHSDYKAHLKTCGTRGHSCDCGRVFSRVESFIEHQDSCNASRAGGRQTTQSPRPPLTLSTTDVSTTTDANANANVNVNVNAGSTPTAAAALPAPSFLPLFLPPPPPLPIIPNERHHQHHNYLELQLLPTTSYSRLHRTAPRAPFSPDQEAATPTELQLSIGPPGVVADAARAPARDDKEEVEMAEKEFADAKRIRQQARAKLENAYVLREHAKKRIASMLLQITCHSCRQQWPSKSSPSTSSDHNPN; this is encoded by the exons ATGCACCGGCGGCGGCACAAGGTGCCGTGGAAGCTGGTGCGGCGGCAGCAGGGAGCGGATGCGGGGAGGAATAACAAGCGGGTGTTCGTGTGCCCGGAGGTGAGCTGCCTGCACCACGACCCGCGGCACGCGCTGGGCGACCTCGTCGGCATCAAGAAACACTTCCGGCGGAAGCACAGCAGCCACCGGCAGTGGGCCTGCGCCCGGTGCGGCAAGGCCTACGCCGTCCACTCCGACTACAAGGCCCACCTCAAGACCTGCGGCACCCGCGGCCACTCCTGCGACTGCGGCCGCGTCTTCTCCAG AGTAGAGAGCTTCATAGAGCACCAAGATTCGTGCAACGCCAGCCGAGCAGGAGGACGGCAAACCACTCAATCCCCACGGCCTCCACTCACCCTCTCCACTACCGACGTCTCCACCACCACCGACGCCAACGCCAACGCCAACGTCAACGTCAACGTTAACGCCGGCTCTACTCCAACTGCAGCAGCAGCACTACCGGCGCCGTCATTTCTTCCATTATTCTTGCCGCCACCGCCGCCGCTGCCAATTATTCCAAACGAGCGCCACCATCAACACCATAACTACCTCGAGCTCCAATTGCTGCCCACCACGTCCTACAGTCGCCTCCACAGAACCGCACCTCGCGCTCCCTTCTCTCCTGATCAGGAAGCGGCGACGCCGACGGAGCTCCAACTGTCGATCGGGCCGCCAGGAGTAGTTGCCGACGCGGCGCGGGCGCCAGCGAGGGATGATAAGGAAGAGGTGGAGATGGCGGAGAAGGAGTTCGCCGACGCGAAGAGGATCCGGCAGCAGGCGCGGGCGAAGCTGGAGAACGCCTACGTGCTGAGGGAGCACGCCAAGAAGCGGATCGCGTCGATGCTTCTCCAAATCACTTGCCATTCTTGCAGGCAGCAGTGGCCGTCCAAGTCGTCGCCGTCGACGAGCTCCGATCATAACCCTAATTGA